Below is a window of Nicotiana tabacum cultivar K326 chromosome 19, ASM71507v2, whole genome shotgun sequence DNA.
aatacttcagaGAAGTGTCAAAAGTAAGCCCTAGATCCGCCATTGTTGAGCTCTTCATAAGCACCGACTTTCAGAGATGAAGGAAGCAGCAGATACATCCGAGGACAAACACGTTTTTATATTAGAACAGATctggaatttttttaaaaaagtggaATTTCAGTTCATACCTAACGCACAGGAACCAATCTAACAAATGTCAATAGCCAAATAAAGGTCACGATAGAGCTGATGGAATTCAGAAGCAAGCGTGAAAGAAGCAGCAGCCGAAACGGAGCAATCCTCAACCCAGCTAAACCGAAAATCCTCTTAATCCATGTTGAAGCttttgtttcaattttttttcttacgAATTTCGAAGTCTCTTCTCTTCTCCTCCTTTTTTAGGGTTTGGGAAAATGGGTGTTTTAAAGAGAGGAGGGATCCAGTTGGGCCAGGTGGGTCATGAAAATTGGGCTTCTAAAGGGATGGGCTTGACTAGACCAATTTGTGTGGCTAAACTATTTATATATTTCACTTACTGATTAACTAATGACCTAATTAATTAACTAGCCTAAGAATGCATTTTTTggtttttatatatttaaataatacatttaacaatgtaattaaatcctaaaaatgcaattcaaaaactaaaatgctatgaaattaagatttgaatatttttatgatttttatgatTTACGATATTCCTAACATGCATAAACAATGCGAATAAatataaaacaaataaagaaaaacttctgaagttcataaaataattaaaattatttttggattattttttaaGAGTAATTTCAtattagggcaaaaattaggtgctcacatacACAGGCGTGAAATACACTATTTatgttttttctctctttcttgcaGTTAACACACGTTCTCTCAAATCACAACAAgaattttcttctttctctttttacgATCTCTCTCTCACACAACAAGATTGTAGGAACAATTTTTTCATAATTGATCCTCAACGTTTTTGTTCCAAAAGTTCATGGTAATTGATAAAAGCTTTTGGCTGGTTCACGCCAAATTACTCTgccattcttctttttctcttcacttttttttttaaaaaaatattcacCATTGTTATGTTTTGAGGAAGAGACTTCAAAATCCGTCTTCAATGGCTGGTTCAACAACTCCAAAAAGGGTTACACGAGGTATACCCACTAAAGCACTAAATTTTGATCATTGGCATCATAATCGTCAATGTCATCATCCACTAGTGACTCGTCCTCTTAGGCGAACAGATCTGGCCACATCTACGCCTCAGAAGATTTGAAGGTCGGATTTTTGTTCGTCTTCgttttttagttttaatacaatgtataTGTACAGTATTTTGCTTTGGCGGAAAAAGCCATTTTCGACGAACTTTCCTCTCTTTCTTGCTAttttagtcacatacaatgatacaaatatatTGTTATGTACAAATACACTCaaatgcgttatatttttatataaatacatTAGTTTTTCACCTATATTTATGTATTCCGAAGGTTTGTATTTTTTAAACACAACCGAATATCACTGCGTTTTGTGACATATTGGTGTTTGAATATAGTTGAATTGAATACggtgaattgaatacaatgtataacAGTGAATAATAGATATATgtaaattgaatacaatgtatacaatCGAATTGAATAGAACGATATATACCTTATTTCTTGATTACCTcaatgtatttataaatacaatcgtgtgaatacatggaatacaacacaGTAGCAATGAAATTTatgtagaattgattttgttgagttaaattaggagtgatacaCGCTAATTGATCCTCTTTCCACTATTAAACAAGCAGACTTGCATATTTTTTAGGCGAATTCcactattgtattcatgaatacagttgCGCGAATACAACGAATATAGTCGCGCAACTGGACTCCCTtattactgtattcatgaatacattagTGCGAATACAACAAATACAGTCATGTAGCAACGAATTTTATGTATAATTGATTTTTGTTAAGTTAAATGAGGAGTGATACACGCTAATTGATTCTCTTTCCGCTATTAAACAGTTGGATTTTCCTATTTTAGGCGAATtccgctactgtattcatgaataaagTAGCGCAAATACAACGAATACAGTCGCACAACTGGACTCTCTATTTTTAGGAGAAATATAGTAGCGCGAATACAATCGCGTAACAAGTAAATTATAGTTATAGGAAGTAATTACGTATACGGTAGCTATtggaagttaatagccactaaacaatagtggttttcGAAAATTTCCCTAATTAATAGGGGAGTAGAAACAATCATCAAAGTAGTTGCACTATATTAAAATTATGACATATTATTAATTGAACAATTAAATGTGCTggattaatataaaaatatattttataaaaagtgGATATAGATTTAGTGTATACAATAGAAACAATATATGAATTAGACTAATGAGTATGAAtattagttttaaattttaaactttaGAGCAAAAATCTTTAGTTTGAAAGTGGCCAACTTCTAAATACAAAGCCGCAAAGGTTGGCTATTACTGTAAATCAGCCCAAACTTTGTGTTGAAAAAAGCCCGTCAAATAGTCTTGGGGTACCATAAGAAAGCCCAACACCAAGCCCCCACTGCACAGATCCAGTAGCCAGCTCCAGCGTCATCAAACCAATCACAACTCCCAAACATCAAACGGATCTGTGAACCTTTCTAAACTAAACATAAATCTGAAGTTATTTCCGCTACACACGCTTGAGTCCGAGTCTCTGAATTTTGTCTTTTGATTTGTGAATTCGATTTCTCCGAATTCTAAACCCTAATAATTCATTCTTTATCAAATCCGCGATCTTCAACTCATCTATATCTCTGCTACTTTAGCCAATGCGATGGTGGTTTGCAAATGTCGAAAGGTATTAGTTttccatctctctctctctcttgcgATAGACGAGTTACTCGTTAAGATGATCAAACAATTTGTAATTGTGCGGAAAATATTAGCACTCGATGAAATTCAGACAAAAGTGTGTTCTAAAAAAATTGATTCGGATCGGATGCTTATAATTGTTATTTCCATTGTACATTGTTCATTTTACTGAATTTCAGCTTGTATTTTTGTTAATTTGTATCTGGATTGGTTAGATTTATCAACGAGGGCGGTAAAAACGTGTAATTTACTGATAATTGCATGCTTCATGGCCATTGAGGACTTTGAGTCGTGTTgtatgattaattgatttgtcAATGTGTTGGCTTGCAGGCAACTAAGCTGTACTGTTTTGTGCACAAAGTCCCTGTTTGTGGAGAATGCATATGCTTTCCCGAGCATCGTATATGCGTGGTATTGTATTTTCCTATTTTTACTATCGTCTTTGACCATATTAAGTTGCTTTAGTATTGGAAGCCAATTGCTTACAGTTACTTGTGCCAAGCTTACATCTGTATTTCCATTTGTATACGTGTGAATTGTATTTATTGGTGATCTGATAGTAGGATGAGTGATGGAACCTTTGTTCAGATGATTACACTGATATCTGTATACATAAGACAACCATATCTTTCAATTTTCGATCCTAAAAGGAAGTTGACTGAAACTCTGGAATCATTAAATGCGAGATCCTTTTTATTTGATAGCATATATGTTTGGTTAATCTTCAATGACCAGCTATATCATGAAATAAGCTGTTTGGGAAATTAGCTTGAAGGGGTCAGAAGGATCTAATGCAATCAATCGTCTCATTAAGTTTTAACGATTTTGATCAAAGCCAGTACTAATTTGCTGATTGAGTAGTCAATCTGACTTTATGATGTAATTGGCGATGTTGATCTTTTCACTTGATCCACTAGCAAAGTTCATGAGATCAAGATATAGTTGTTCACTTTTTTGTAGTAGTCAGGTATTGTGCACTAATGTTTCCGAGACCTGATGACTTTTATGTTCTTACTTCTTCCTCGGAATCTGGGTTATGCTATCTACCTTCCTGCATTGTTTCAAttcaatttttattttctatAACATTCTTGTTGGGCTGTTGGAGGTCCGCTTGCTTTCTTCTGTCTTCCatcattttgtatttcctttaagaAATCCCAATTTCAGATCCGCACCTATTCAGAGTGGGTCATAGATGGAGAGTATGATTGGCCTCCAAAATGCTGCAGTTGTCACTCGGTGCTTGAAGAGGAAACTGATGCTGGGACTACTCGGTTGGGTTGCTTGCGTATGTAATCTTGCTAATCCATTGCGATATATAAAATATCTTCCCTTAATAAGTTGATAACTTTTCTTACAGTATAAGTTACTCATGTGGTTGCTTTTGCAGATGTAATACATACAAATTGCTTGGTTTCACATATAAAATCGTTTCCCCCCCACACTGCTCCAGCTGGCTATGTGTGTCCTTCATGTTCAACTTCGGTACTGTCTGCTATCCACAATTATCGttcaatttattttatgttgatcTTGTGCATAAGAAATTGATTGTCAAGAAAGTTCTCTAGAAGAAATGGCTGGATCCAGGGCCCGTAgggctttggtctagtggtaaaAGCGCAACTTGTGATGTGTGGGATAGACGCACGTCATGGGTTTGAATTCTGCCGTAGAAAAAAGCCtgatatttaagtggagaagggtagagagGCAGGCCCATTATCTACCAAGTTTTGAACCTTGTGCCTTTGGTCCTCGGGGATTTCTTGGTTATAAAAAAAAGATTATTATTTTATTGATAAGTAGAAATAAATTTGTTAAAAAACAACCATTTTGAGATCATTAGAAATGTCCACTTTGGATATATTGGCATCAATGCTTAGTGGTGTTTTGAACTTTTGATTTGCTCTGATGCATTATCTTTTTTTCTTAGTCACGTGCTCTGGTGTATTATGTTAAGCTTAATTTAGCTATATTAGTTTCTCAATCACGATTCATGTCCAGGAGATGCTTTGTTAATGCAGATATGGCCTCCTAAAAGTGTTAAAGATTCAGGATCACGCCTTCATACAAAGTTGAAAGACGCTATTATGCAGGTAGTGTGTTGTCAGTTGCAAGCAAGTGCCTTTTTCCACTTTGAGTCATTTATTTATTGGATATTTTGCTTTATCATGACTATGGAAGTGCTTCTCTTTGTTGCTTGATTTGAGAATATTATAAGATGTTAATTGGATTATCATGTAAATGAAGAATAGGATCTTGGCCCATGCATACTTCAATCTCCTCTTTAACTATGCCAAACTTTGTAAATGATTCTAGTAATGAATGTTTATCATTTTGTGTTTGTGCTTCTTTGAGCTGAAGAAAATCACAATTCACATGGAAGTAGCTTATGCCTTATTGTGGACTATATAAATGCATCAAACAACCTGATAATGGATTTGACCCAGACCTTCATAATGCTGCTTAAACACCTCCTTTCGATCTAGTTGGTTCCTTCAGGatctttctcaacttctaattgtCTCCTCGTTGTAGTGCACGTTTGCAAGGTTGTGACAGCTAAGGTGATTTTTTACCGAGATGATGGCTGTTAAGCAATCAAATCATGATTTTATATCTCCTTCACCAATTGAAATTCGGAGGATGTTTCCTTGTTACTGTGTTTATGGTCTTGGAGGTTTGTTTAGCAGTTGCATATAACGACTATATTTAGTTGTCTTGATAACATTTGACACAGAGTAGTATCAGGCATCAAATAGGTTTTATCTTCTGAAGCATGTTAACCTCTTAATAAGGGTTGACAAATAATAGAGTGATAAATGCATGGTGGCTTTTGATTAGACAGGCACTGTCCTGCTGATGAAATGCACTTCATATATTATTTAAGTGGTTAAGGAAAACTGTCTTATGAAGAAGTCACATTAAATTGAAGTATAAACTGTGCTTGTCTGTTTAATTTTTTCCATCCATACCCTCTCGTTATTAACTTTATATTCAgccctctttttgtttttcttttaaaatagtaCGGAAAAGGGCTATGTATGTCCCTGTACTATTAAATATTAGTTATATAtatccctcgttatactattcGACATTTTATATCCCTACCGTTACCCATTTAAACATATTTACCCCTCCATCTAACGACCCCAGTCTTACTGTTACACGTGGCTTTATCTTAAGCCCCcaatcctttttttattttttattttgtaaagcCCCATCTTAATATTTATTACCCAAATTAATACCTCTTAATAACCCACCCCAAGGACCCCAGTAATTGAATCTCCAGAAGTCCAGATTAGCTCCAGTACTTGGGGTTCAAATTAGCTCCAGTCTTAAATTTTAAAGGCCTTGATTGTATTCCTCCACTCCGTTCTTTATACTCAATGCTCAACAGGGGAAAATATATAATGCACAGAATATGCTTGCTTTGCTCACTAAATATGGTAGCTTCTCAATGGATCATCTCTTCCTCCTCGGTGCTTTATTTAGCTACTTGCCTACTTGATTTTTCAGAAACAAAACAAAGTTATTTAAATCCTACAAATGTTCAAAGTTCTATACAACTTGTTCTTATACGCCAACCtctattttctttccctttctatAATAGCTCCTGGTTGAacacaaaaaataattatattaatggAGACACAGATTCATCTTGGAGAATTTGAAGAATCTTAAGATTTTGATTTGATCACTTCGGTATGGGTTTATTTCGGAATGAAATGAGTGCGATTATGATTTGTTTAGTAGTTGTTGATATTTTGTGTTTTCTAAGAAGTTGGAATTAgagtacataaaaataaaaatttccgGCGAAATTACAATTTTCCGATCAAATTTTCCGGTGATAGTCCATGTTGAAGGTGATGAGAGGTCTTAAGTTTCATTGTGGGAGAGCAAGAAGGTTGCTGGAGGGAGGAAAATAGAAGTGAAGGGGAAAGAGAGAAATTTCATTGTGGAGATGATGGTGGTCATGGAGTCAATGGCGGCGGCAAGTGTTTAATAACCTTTAGAATGGGGGCTTGGGGTGGGTTATTAAGAGGTATTAATTTGGGTAACAAATATTAAGATGGGGCTTTACAGAATCATAAATAAAAATGGGTGGGGGCTTAAGATGAAGCCACGTGTAACAGGAAGGCTGGGTCCAGGGGTCTGTTAGATGGAGGGGTAAATATGTTTAGATGGGTAACGGTAGGGGCAAAAAGTGGcaaatagtataacgagggataTATATAACTAATATTTGATAGTACAGGGACATATATAGCCCTTTTCCGAAAATAGTATATCTCCTtttttgatcaattttttctTGAGCGCACACAGTGTGTTTTGTCATTTGTGTGACTTGAAATGTTTACCATGCAAAATATTTTACTTCGGAGAACTACTTTAGGTCATTTTTCAATATTTGGTTGGCATAGAGGTAGGTTATATGGTAGGCGGATGGTAAGTGGTGAGTACTAAAGGGTTTCAACAACAATGTTTGATGTAAGTGGCATGGATTTAGACCTTGTATTTGATTAGCCCATAAATATCATAAGTCATTTTCTCACGTCAGTGTTAGATTAAAACATCTTTAACAATTTACCTCAACCGAACATTGGAAAAATGAACTTTCTAGCTTATCTTGGTTTTCCTGGAATACACTCTCCACATTTCACCATATGTAGTACTAACTTCTTCATGTAGGGAAATTCAAATTATATTCTGTTATATCTCTGTACCATCATATTCATTTGCTTTCATGTGAACCTTCTATCTTCTGCAAACCAGATTGTGTTTGTAGTAAGGATCACCCTTGAATTTATTGTCCATTAGCTGATTGTAACTTGTTAGATGAAAATTTCATTATATCGTGTGGTATCTTTGCTATGGGATAATCTTTAACTATTTCATTTCCAAGTTAGGTGTCATAGTTCCTAATAGGATTTTCTTCTGAATTCTTTATCTTaaaaaaagaagattttcttCTAAATTAGTCAGGTTTTTGCTTTCAACTTCTCTGGAGGGGGTTGGGAAAGAAGGAGAGTGAATCTATCTTGTAGCAAACAAACCAGTTGTGAATCCAGTGGCAGTCAAGGCCATACTGACCTTTTGCTGCTTTGCAGACTGGCCTGGAGAAGAATTTGTTTGGAAACCATCCAGTGACTCTGCCAGGAACAGAGCCTCGAGGTCCTCCACCGGCTTTTGCTTCTGATCCATTGAAGCATGTTTCAGCTGCTGGAAATTCCGAAGGATTAGCTGCAATTGCGGCAGGTTCTTCCAAACCCGCAAGCATAGACATTGTGGAGATAGATGGCCCCACTTCAGCACCTTCATCTATGTCTAATCACGAGTCCAATTTCATGAAAAGCACAAGTCCTTCTGGTGTAAGCAATTTTTTTTCATGTTGCAAGTGGTGTATTACATACTTCAGATtttgattttgggttttgggatTTTCTTGCATCTTGTTCACAATGACACTCCTC
It encodes the following:
- the LOC107822759 gene encoding uncharacterized protein LOC107822759 isoform X1, with product MVVCKCRKATKLYCFVHKVPVCGECICFPEHRICVIRTYSEWVIDGEYDWPPKCCSCHSVLEEETDAGTTRLGCLHVIHTNCLVSHIKSFPPHTAPAGYVCPSCSTSIWPPKSVKDSGSRLHTKLKDAIMQTGLEKNLFGNHPVTLPGTEPRGPPPAFASDPLKHVSAAGNSEGLAAIAAGSSKPASIDIVEIDGPTSAPSSMSNHESNFMKSTSPSGPGATTRKTTVQVERQNSEISYFADDEDGNRKKYTKRGSFRHKFLRSLLPFWSSSLPTLPVTAPPRKDASNTDEVPEGRQRHHKSSRMDPRKLLLIIAIMACMATMAILYYRIAQSGLDEELPDNE
- the LOC107822759 gene encoding uncharacterized protein LOC107822759 isoform X2 → MVVCKCRKATKLYCFVHKVPVCGECICFPEHRICVIRTYSEWVIDGEYDWPPKCCSCHSVLEEETDAGTTRLGCLHVIHTNCLVSHIKSFPPHTAPAGYVCPSCSTSIWPPKSVKDSGSRLHTKLKDAIMQTGLEKNLFGNHPVTLPGTEPRGPPPAFASDPLKHVSAAGNSEGLAAIAAGSSKPASIDIVEIDGPTSAPSSMSNHESNFMKSTSPSGPGATTRKTTVQVERQNSEISYFADDEDGNRKKYTKRGSFRHKFLRSLLPFWSSSLPTLPVTAPPRKDASNTDEVPEGRQRHHKSSRMDPRKLLLIIAIIFRSKLVVR